The genomic DNA CACCTACTGGCGGTGGGTCCGCCCCGTCCTCGATGGCCCATCCCGGGCCGGCGCCAACGCCCGCATCGAGTTCCGCCCCCTGCCCGCCCAGCCGACCGTACGCGACTCCATGGCCTTCCTCGCGGTCTTCGCGGGGCTGATGGAGTCGCTCCCGCGGCGCGAGCACCCCCTCCGCTCGCTCCCCTGGGAGGACGCCCGCGACAACTTCTACGCCGCCGTCGCGGACGGCCTGGAGGCGGACCTCACGTGGGTCACGCTGGAGGGGACCGAGACGACGGACGCGGCCGTCCTGTTCGAGGAACTGTTCGATGCCGCCCGGGACGGCCTGGAACTCCGGGGGCTGAGCGACGAGGACGTGGAGCGCTACGTCCGCCCGCTGGAGGCCCGCTGGGAGGCCGGCCTCACGCCGGCGCGCTGGAAACACCGCGAGGTCGCCCGCCGGGTCAACCACGGCGTCCCGCTCGCCCAGGCCATCTGGGGTATGCAGGCCGACTACATCGACTGGCAGCGCGAGACGCTCATCCAGGGCTGCTTCACCGAGTGGATCGACGGGTAGGTCGGTCCCGGCCGTCTCGCTACCCGGAGTCGCCCGTGGAAGCGTCCGACGCTGCGTCCGTGCCGCCGTCGTCCTCGACGTACCGGGTCCGGTACCAGCCCCCGACGAGGATACTCACCCCGCCGAGGATACCGAGCCAGTTCACGAGATGGGCGTACTCGCTGTAGCCCGCCAGCGCCAGCAGGCCGTTGTCCTGCGGGCCGACGGCCGTTCCGGTCAGGAGCAACGAGCAGAGGAGGGCGAGGAGCCCCAGTCCGGCGACCGGGAGCACCAGCCGTCGGTACCACCAGTCGTGGTTCATCGGCCCGTGACCGTCGCGTTCGTCGATTCGCGCGGCCAGTCCGACTCGCTCATGAGGTGGCCACAGCGCGGGTCCCAGTTCCCCGACCCGCCGCCGCTGCAGGCGGTCGGCTGCCCGTCGAGACGGAAGAGGACCCGCGTCCCACGCGGGCCGTCGGGGGCGCGAACGGCGATCCGGTAGGCGATCTGCCCGGCACAGCGTGGCTCGCCCGTCGGTTCGTGGGTGGTGAGTTCGACGCGGTACGTGGCGAAACCGGCCTGGGCGGGGGAGGTCCGGGCGACCGCGGCCCTCAACTCGGTTCGGGGCGAGGCCGTCTCGATGGTGTCGGTCACCACGACGGTCCCGTTCGGGCCGTCGCTGGTCCCGGCCCGGTCCTGCAGGTCGCCACGGCAGCCGCGGTCGGTCACCTCCAGCGCCGTCACCGTCGGCTCGGCGTCGGTCGGCGGCGGGGCGAACGGGCCGACGGCGCCCGCCGCGGCCACGGCGGTTCCGGCCACCAGCGCGCCGAGCAGGAGCGGACCGAGCCACGCCAGCGGGTCGTCGGGGAGGGCATCGGGGGTCACGGCCTCATCTGCCGGCGCCATCCCGGTAAAACACCCGGCCGGGCGAGCGGTGCTGTTCGGAGCAGGATGCCCGTTCCGCCTCCGCATGGAGTCAGCAGATCCGAACACCACCGCCGATCTGCCCCGTACACCTTTGTAGGGGTAGTGACATCTTCAGTCATCATGGGGAACGGGATTCGGGAAGCCGGCCGTCAGTTCGTTCGAGAGACCCAGCACCGACGGCCGACGGGCAGGAACGCCACGACCCGGTCGACACCGGCAGGGAACCCACAACGCCCCTGCACACGGCCGGTGCCCGAACGGCCACGGTCGGTGCACCCTGCGCCCGCCTTCCCGGGGTCGGGGGAGCGGTGATCCGTGATGACGTCACCGACGGATGACGGGGAGAGGGGTCGTCCCCACCGGGAAGGGACGACGCCGGACGGTCGCTCGACGCTCGGATGCCGAGGGGGTGCCCTCCTCCTGCTGGCCCTGGTCGGGGCTGCCGTGGTCCTCGCGAGCCCGGTCGCCGGTGCGAGCCCGACGAACGACCTGGTGGACGGTGCCGGCGAAGGGCCGGCGGCGCTCGCCACGCCCAGTCCGGTCGCCGACTGCACCGTCTCGGAGACGAGCGTTCAGGTCGGGGAATCGGTCACCCTCGACGCCTCCGCGTCGGAGAACGCCGACGACTTCCAGTACGACCGCTACGGCGACACCTCCTTCGGCGAGTACACCGCCCAGCGTTCGCGAACGGTCGCGTACTCCGAGCCGGGGACCTACGAACCACGGGTGAAGGTCTGGTCGTACAGCGGCACCGAGAGCAGCGACATCGACACCTGTGGCACCGTCACCGTGACCGGATCGACCCCGACCTCGACGCCAGCGTCCGGCGTAGTCGCCAACTGTACCGCGTCGGAGACGACCGTCCAGGTCGGGGAGTCGGTGACCCTCGTCGCATCCGGGTCCGAGCACGCCGAGGACTTCCAGTACGACCGCTACGGCGACGCCTCCTTCGGCGAGTACACCACCCAGAGCATCCGCACGGTCGCGTACGCCGAACCCGGCACATACGAGCCACGCGTGCGGGTCTGGTCGTACAGCGGCGGCGCCGAGACCAGCGACATCGACACCTGTGGCACCGTCACCGTCACCGACGCGACGCCCACCCCGACGCCGACACCCGCCCCGACGTCGACGCCCACTCCGGCATCGACGGCATCGCTCACCGCGACAGCCACCTCGTCGCCGACACCGACGGCGACGCCTCGAGCCGACGGGCCAGCCAGCACCCCCACGCCGACGGGGACCGCGGTACCGACCACCACGGGACCGCCGGGGACGGAGACGCCGACACCATCGACCGGGACATCCACCCAGGCGTCGGCGACGGGAACCGCCGCCGGCGGGACGTGGTTCCAGTACGAATCGAGCGGGAACGACTCGGTCACGCTTCTGGCACAACCGGCGGTGGCGCGGGAGGACGTCGAGACGTACGGCTGGGACATCGACGGCGACGGGACCGTCGACCGGCGAGGGCACTCCCTCGAACTCCCCGGGGCGACGGGCGCCGAGACGGCCGTCACGCTGCTGGTGGAGCGAGTCGACGGGAGCACGGCGAGCGTCACGAGGGACGTGCCGGTGGCGGCCCTCGCCGGCGGGACGGCGGCACCCGACCGGGCGGTTACGGCGGCCGGCGCGGATGACGGCCCCCCGGTTCCGGTGCTCCTCGGCCTCCTGTTGCTCGTCCTGTTCTTCGTCCTCGCGGCGCTGGTGGTCGCCCGGTCACAACAGGACGACTGAGCACCCGGTCCCGGCCCGGGGCGCTGGATGGTGCTGGGGCGCCCTCGTGCTCCGGAGGCTGGTATCTCCCCCATAATCACGGTTCTGTTATTCATATCGAAGATGAGAAGATACTTGCAGGCGTACTCCCGTGTTCCGTCCGTGTACACCGGCATCGTTGAAGCGACGGGTACCGTGCGCGAGACGACCGCTGTCGACGGCGGCCATCGACTCCGGCTGGGGACCCCGTTCACCGACATCCAGCCCGGGGACAGCGTGGCCGTCCACGGCGTCTGTCTGACCGCCGAGCAGGTCGGCGACGGCTGGTTCGAGGCGTTCTGTTCGGCGGAGACCGTCGACCGGACGTACCTCGCCGACCTGCCGGCGGGGAGCGCCGTGAACATAGAGCGGCCGGTCCGGGCGGACGACCGGCTGGACGGGCACGTGGTCAAGGGGACCGTCGACACCGTGACCTCGGTGCGGGCCGTCGAGCGCGACGGCGATACGGTCCGGTACCGGTTGGAGCGGCCCGACGAGCCGTATCTGGTGGAGAAGGGTGCGGTCGCGCTGGACGGCGCCAGTCTCACCGTGACCGACGTGACACCCCGGGAGTTCGCCGTGGCGACGATCCCGGAGACCCGCGAACGGACGACGCTGAGCGGGAAGGCACCCGGCGACCCCGTCCACGTCGAGTTCGACGTGCTCGCCCGGTACGCCCGGGCCACGCGGCCGACGGCGGCGGACTGAGCGCGCCGCGACATTCATCTACCCCGGTCGCTTACCTATGGTAAGTGCAGGCCGTCCGTAGCGTCGCCGCCGTCGACCGGCCAGGCGACCACTCCCCCCATCCGTTCCGCCGACGACGACGCCCGACCCCCGGGTCGCCAGTCCGCCAGCCCGGCGCCCGGAGGCGCCCGTGAGCCCGCCGCCACACCGGCCGAGCGGCCCCTCGTCGTTCGAGTACCCCGACGACGCGCCGGACCCGATGGCGCGGCTGTTCCGCAGCTACGGTGCGGCCGACCTCCACCTGTTCGCGGTCGGGCTCGTCACGAGCGTGCTCGGCCGGTTCGCCAACCTGCTCCCGCCGCTGGTGCTGGGCGTGGCCATCGACGCCGTCTTCACGCAGCGGGCGCCCTACCGGCTCCCGCTCGTCCCGCCGGAGTGGATCCCGACCGGGACCGACGCGCAGCTGTGGCTCTCGGCCGGACTCATCGTCGTCGCCTTCCTCGTCAGCGTCACGTTCGGCTGGGCGCAGGGCGTCTCGCTGTCGCTGTTCTCGAATCGGGTCCAGCACCGCGTCCGGACGGACGCGTACCGCGCGACCCAGCGCCTCGACATGGCGTTCTTCGACGAGGAGCGCACCGGGGAACTGTTGAGCGTGCTGGAGGGCGACGTGCGGAACCTCCGGGCGTTCCTCAACGGGACCGTCTCGGGCGCCATCCAGCTCGTCGTCACCGTCGTCGGCATCGCGGCGCTGCTGTTCTACCTGAACGCGCAGCTGGCACTGGTGACCCTGGTCGCGGTCCCGCTGCTCGGCGCGTTCACGCTCTGGTTCATGCGCACCGTGCGGCCGCGGTACCGCGCCCTGCGGGCCAGCGTCGGCGGGCTCAACAGCCGGCTGGAGACCAACATCCAGGGCATCGAGGTCATCAAGTCGACCGGAACCGAGACCTACGAGGACGACCGCGTCACGGACGCCTCCTGGGCCTACTACCTGCGGACGTGGGACGTGGCCCGCCTGGAGTACCTCTACCAGCCGGGGATGGACCTGCTTGCGGGTGTCGCCTTCGCGACCACGTTCGTGCTGGGCGGATACTGGCTCGTCGTCGGGCCGCCGCCGGGGTTCTCGGGGACGCTGCTGCCCGGCGAGTTCGTCACGTTCCTGTTCATGACCCAGCGGTTCGTCGACCCGCTCGCGGGGCTGGGGCGCATCGTCGACTCCTACGAGAACGCCCGTGCATCCGGCGAGCGCATCTTCGGCCTGATGGACCGCCCCAGCGCCGTCGCCGACTCGGACGGCGAGGTGCCGCTCGACCCGGACTCGGTCCGGGGGCGCGTCGAGTACGACGCCGTGGACTTCCGGTACGGTGACGACCCGGACGGCGACCTCGTCCTGCACGACCTCTCGTTCGTCGCGGAGCCGGGCGAGACGGTCGCGTTCGTCGGCCCGACGGGCGCGGGGAAGTCGACGGCCGCGAAGCTCCTCCTGCGGCTGTACGACCCCGTCGACGGCACCGTGCGACTCGACGGCCGCGACGTGCGCGACTACCGGGCCCGCGACCTCCGGCGGGCGGTCGGCTACGTCTCGCAGGACGTGTTCCTCTTCGACGGCACGGTCGCCGAGAACGTCCGGTACGGCCGGTTCGACGCGACCGACGACGAGGTCCGCGAGGCGTGCGTCGCCGCCGAGGCCGACCGCTTCGTCCGCGAGTTGCCCGACGGCTACGACACGCGCGTCGGCGAGCGCGGCGTCAAACTGTCGGGCGGCCAGCGCCAGCGCATCGCCATCGCCCGCGCGCTCCTGCAGGACCCCGCCGTCCTGGTGCTGGACGAAGCGACGTCGGCCGTCGACACCGCCACGGAGGTCGCCATCCAGCGCGCGCTCGACCGCCTGACCGAGGGCCGGACGACGGTCACCATCGCCCACCGGCTGTCGACGGTGCGCGACGCCGACGGGATACTCGTGCTGGAGGGCGGCCGCGTCGTCGAGCGCGGCACGCACGACGACCTCGTCGACGAGGGGGGCCTCTACGCGACGCTGTGGGCGGTGCAGATCGGTGAGACCGACCGCCTGCCACCGGCGCTGCTGGAGCGCATCGAGCGGGCCGCGGTCGAGGGAGGCAGCGACGACTGAGACGAGGGCTCATCCCGTCTCGCCCGGAACCGGCACGCACTTGCCGGTCACTCCCGCACCGTCGTCCATGTACGTCGGACGCCTGCTCGTGGTCGGCCCCGAGACGGCCGCCTACCGCGTCTCCTCGCGCTCGTTCCCCAACCGCCAGGCGACCGTCCGCGAGGACGGCGCGACGGTCACCATCGAACCCACGCCGGACGCCCCGCCCAGCGACAACCCCTACATCTCCTACAACTGCCTCCGGACCGTCGAGACCCCCGCCGGCGAGGCGACCGCCATCGGCAACGGGTCGCACGTCGACCCCGTGGCCGAGAAACTCGGCCTCGGCTACCCGCCCCGGGACGCGCTGGTGACGGCGCTGCACGCGCTCGACTTCGAGAAGGACGACTACGACACGCCCCGCATCGCGGGCGTCCTGGGCCCGGACGGCGCCTACATCGGCACCGTCCGCCGCGACGCCCTGCTCGTCCGGGAGGTCGACGAACCGACGCTGGTCGCGACCTACGAGGAGAACGCCCCGACGGCCTTCGACTTCGACGCCGACGACGCCGAGGACGCCGCCCGGGCCGCCTACGACCTCGACTTCGAGCACGCGGTCTGTGCGGCCGCCGCGACCCGCGACGGCGACGGGTTCGACGTGGCGGCGTTCACGCCAGATAATTAAACAAATCAAGAATATTCCAGAAGATGGAGATTTTGAATAGTTACCAGACTGCTTCCCGGATTATCGATTGCGGCTCGGTAGCCGGTGGAACCAGCGTCTGACGTTTCCACTGTTTCAACTGCCGCCCCTGATTTCGACTCGAACCGGCACTCCCCGGGTCGTACAACTGCCACCCACCACGTCAGACGCTTCCACTGTTTCGGGTGGAGCCCCTCGCTTCGGGTGGACACGGAGCGGTGACACACCACACGCCGGGTTCATGCCCGGGGGCCGTCTCTCGCCCGGTAGATGCGACTGGGCGTCCTCGCGGATATCCACGCCAACCACCCGGCGCTGGAGGCCGTGCTCGCGGACCTGCCGCCCGTCGACGGGCTGGTCTGTGCCGGCGACGTCGTTGGCTACGGGCCCCACCCGGCCGAGTGCGTCGAGCGACTCCGCGAGTGGGACGGCCGACTCGTCGCCGTGCAGGGGAACCACGACCGGGCGGTCGCCGCCGGGGCGGACATCGGCGACGGGATGGCCGGCGCCGGAGTGCGCCACGCCCGGGCCGAACTCGACGCCGACGCGCTCGGGTGGCTCGACGGCCTCCCGGCCGTCCGGACGGCGTTCGACGGATGCCTGCGGGTCGCACACGGGCATCCCGGGGACCCGGACCGCTACGTCTACCCGTCACTGTTCGACGAGTCGCTGCTGGCGGACGAGCGGGTGCTCGTACTCGGGCACACGCACGTCCAGGCGAGCGCGGCGTTCGAGCGGGCGGGCTGGGCCGGCTCCGAACGGCGGCTCATCCTGAACCCGGGGAGCGTCGGCCAGCCCCGCGACGGCGACCCGGACGCGGCGTACGCCACGCTGACGCTGGATGGGGGCGGGGCCAGCCCCGAGGTGACCCTCCATCGGGTGCCGTACGACGTCGAGCGGACGGTCCGGGACCTCCGGGACGCCGGACTCCCCACGTCGGCCGGCGAACGGCTCCGGAAGGGGGCCTGAGTGGTCGACGGACGTATGCCAGTTCCGGCCCAAGTGACACCCATCGATGACCCGGGAGGCAGCGCCCCCTGACGGCGGCGGAGACGGTGAGTGCCGCGAGCGGATGCTGGCGTCGCTGCTGGACGCGACCCAGGAGCTGATGGTCGCTCGGGACGCCGACGCCATCGCGCAGGTGGCCGTCGACGCCGCCCGGGACCGGCTCGGGTACGAACTCGTCGGTGTCCACCTCCTCCCGGATGCCCCCCGGCCCGAGGGCGACGGCGGCGGGCCGAACTCGCCCGAGGGGCTGGTCCCCATCGCGTGGACCGAGCCGCTGGTCGCGCTCATCGGACAGGACCCGCCGCCGACCATCGAGCCGGGGACGGGGGTCGCGTGGGAGAGCTTCGAGGAGGGGTCGCTCCGGGTCTTCGACGACCTCCGGACGGCCGAGGTGGAGCTGATGGACCCGGAGACGGCGTTCCGGAGCGAGCTGCACGTCCCGCTGGGGCGCCACGGCATCCTCATCGTCGGGTCGGCCGAGGTCGACGAGTTCGACGCCGGAGACGTCTACTTCGCGCGCATCCTCGCCGCCAACACCACTGCCGCGCTCGAGAACCTCGCCGCCCGCCGGGCCATCGAGGCCCGCGAGCAGGAACTGGCCCGGCAGAACCGCCGCCTCGAGGAGTTCGCGGACGTCATCAGCCACGACCTGCGGAACCCGCTGGCGGTCGCACAGGCGACCATCGAGATGGGGCTCGAGACCGGCGAGGCGGCGGAGTTCGAGAAGACGCGCGACGCGCTCGACCGGATGGAGGCGCTCGTCGACGGCCTCCTCACGCTCGCGAAGGAGGGCCGCGCCGTCGGCGATCCCGAACCGGTCGACGTGGCGGCCGTCGCCGAGCGGGCCTGGGAGACCGTCGAGACCGGCGGCGCGACGCTCACCACCGCGTCGGTCGACCTGCAGGCGGACCCGGCGCGGCTCCGACAGCTGCTCGAGAACCTCCTCCGCAACGCTGTGGACCATGGCGCCGACGACCCGGCAGACCTGACGGTGACGGTCGGGCCGCTCGAGGACGGGCCGGGCTTCGTCGTCGCCGACGACGGTCGGGGCATCCCCGAGAAGGAGCGCGACGCGGTGTTCGAGCACGGTGTCTCCCCCGGTGGCGGCACCGGCCTGGGCCTCACCATCGTACGGACCATCGCCGAGGCCCACGGCTGGTCGGTCGGGGTCGAGCCGAGCGAGGACGGCGGCACCCGGTTCGTCTTCCGCACGGCCGAGCGCTGACCCGGTGTCGGGCCGGTGTGGCGCCGGCGCCCGTGCTACGACTTGAACTTCCCCTGGATGATCTCCAGGGTCTCCTCGCGGTCCTCCCAGTCGACGAAGACCGCCACGGAGGTGGCCGACGTGACGAGGTCGTGGACCGTGATGTGTGCGTCGTGGAGCGGGTCGACGATGTCGTGGAGGATGCCGGACTCGGCCGGCAGCTCGCCGCCCGTCACCCGGACCACGGCGATGTCGTCCTCGACGGTGACCGACGAGAGGATCTCGTCCTCGACCACGGCGTCGTGGAGGACCGTCTCGGCCTGCTCGGCGACCTCGTCGTCGACGTAGAAGGTGACCGAGTCCATCCCGCTGGCGACGCAGTCGATGTTGATGCCGGCGTCGCCCAGCGCGGCCGCCAGTTCGGCCAGGACACCCGGCGAGTTCCGGATGGCCCGACCCGCAACGGTGATACAGGAGAGCCGCCCCTCCCGGAGGTCGATGAGGTTCTGGAACTGGCCCTCGATGCTCGTCCCGCCCGTGAGGAGGTCCCCGTGCTGGTAGTGGACCACCCGGACGTCCATCTCGCCGGTCTTGTACGAGAGGGCGGAGGGCGCGACCACCTCCGCGCCGCGGAACGAGAGGTTCCGCAGCTCGTCGACGGTGATCTCGCCGACGTTGCGGGCCCCCTCGACGACGCGGGGGTCGCCGGTCATGACGCCCTCGACGTCCGTGACGATGACGACCTCGTCGGCGTCCATGTAGTTGCCCAGCATGACGGCGGTGGTGTCGGAGCCGCCGCGGCCCAGCGTGGTGACGTTGCCGGCGTGGTCCTGCGCGAGGAAGCCGGTGATGACGGGGACGGTCCCGTCCATCCGGTCGGCGAGCCGCTTCGCCCGGCGCATGGTCTCGTCCACGTCGACCTCGCCGTGAGCGTCCGTGATGACGGGCCAGTCGTCCCGGCCGGGTTCGAGGAACTCAGCGTTGACACCGCGGGCCGAGAGCGCGGCCTTCAGCATCCGGACCGAGGTCCGCTCGCCCATCGAGACGATCTCGGCCTCGTCGCGCTCGTCGGCCTCGAAGGTGATGGCGTCGAGCAGGAAGTCCGTGGTCGACCCCATCGCGCTCGCGACGACGGCGACCTCGTGGCCGGCCTCGACGGCAGCGGCGATGGAGTCGGCCGCCCGGTTCACCCGGTCGCCGTTCCCGAGGCTGGTCCCCCCGAACTTGGCGACTACGCGCATCCCGGTCGTCCCTCCTGCTGTCGTGCGTTCTGACTCATGCCTCGCGGTACCCGGCCGTTCGGGATAACCCTGTCCCTGAACCGAAGCCTTGCCGTGGACCGGAGCGCCGGCTCGCGGGGCGACGGTGCGCCGACCCCCCGACCGGACGGCCCGCGTTGCAGCTCAGTCGTCGCGCGCCTCGGCGCCCGGTTTGCGCTCGTCCGGCCCGGCCTCGGGCCCGACCGGCGCCGGCGTCTCGCCCTGGCGGTGCTCGCCCTCCTCACGGGTGTCGGCCGCCCCGCTCTCGCCGTTCTCGCGCGCGGCCGCGGCTCGGCGCCGGCGGGTCTTCTCCTGCTCCTCCTCCGGGTCGAACGTCACCATCCCCAGCCCGCTGGTGTACTCGTAGGCGTG from Haloglomus litoreum includes the following:
- a CDS encoding aspartate kinase, translated to MRVVAKFGGTSLGNGDRVNRAADSIAAAVEAGHEVAVVASAMGSTTDFLLDAITFEADERDEAEIVSMGERTSVRMLKAALSARGVNAEFLEPGRDDWPVITDAHGEVDVDETMRRAKRLADRMDGTVPVITGFLAQDHAGNVTTLGRGGSDTTAVMLGNYMDADEVVIVTDVEGVMTGDPRVVEGARNVGEITVDELRNLSFRGAEVVAPSALSYKTGEMDVRVVHYQHGDLLTGGTSIEGQFQNLIDLREGRLSCITVAGRAIRNSPGVLAELAAALGDAGINIDCVASGMDSVTFYVDDEVAEQAETVLHDAVVEDEILSSVTVEDDIAVVRVTGGELPAESGILHDIVDPLHDAHITVHDLVTSATSVAVFVDWEDREETLEIIQGKFKS
- a CDS encoding GAF domain-containing sensor histidine kinase; translated protein: MTREAAPPDGGGDGECRERMLASLLDATQELMVARDADAIAQVAVDAARDRLGYELVGVHLLPDAPRPEGDGGGPNSPEGLVPIAWTEPLVALIGQDPPPTIEPGTGVAWESFEEGSLRVFDDLRTAEVELMDPETAFRSELHVPLGRHGILIVGSAEVDEFDAGDVYFARILAANTTAALENLAARRAIEAREQELARQNRRLEEFADVISHDLRNPLAVAQATIEMGLETGEAAEFEKTRDALDRMEALVDGLLTLAKEGRAVGDPEPVDVAAVAERAWETVETGGATLTTASVDLQADPARLRQLLENLLRNAVDHGADDPADLTVTVGPLEDGPGFVVADDGRGIPEKERDAVFEHGVSPGGGTGLGLTIVRTIAEAHGWSVGVEPSEDGGTRFVFRTAER
- a CDS encoding IMP cyclohydrolase — encoded protein: MYVGRLLVVGPETAAYRVSSRSFPNRQATVREDGATVTIEPTPDAPPSDNPYISYNCLRTVETPAGEATAIGNGSHVDPVAEKLGLGYPPRDALVTALHALDFEKDDYDTPRIAGVLGPDGAYIGTVRRDALLVREVDEPTLVATYEENAPTAFDFDADDAEDAARAAYDLDFEHAVCAAAATRDGDGFDVAAFTPDN
- a CDS encoding ABC transporter ATP-binding protein, with amino-acid sequence MARLFRSYGAADLHLFAVGLVTSVLGRFANLLPPLVLGVAIDAVFTQRAPYRLPLVPPEWIPTGTDAQLWLSAGLIVVAFLVSVTFGWAQGVSLSLFSNRVQHRVRTDAYRATQRLDMAFFDEERTGELLSVLEGDVRNLRAFLNGTVSGAIQLVVTVVGIAALLFYLNAQLALVTLVAVPLLGAFTLWFMRTVRPRYRALRASVGGLNSRLETNIQGIEVIKSTGTETYEDDRVTDASWAYYLRTWDVARLEYLYQPGMDLLAGVAFATTFVLGGYWLVVGPPPGFSGTLLPGEFVTFLFMTQRFVDPLAGLGRIVDSYENARASGERIFGLMDRPSAVADSDGEVPLDPDSVRGRVEYDAVDFRYGDDPDGDLVLHDLSFVAEPGETVAFVGPTGAGKSTAAKLLLRLYDPVDGTVRLDGRDVRDYRARDLRRAVGYVSQDVFLFDGTVAENVRYGRFDATDDEVREACVAAEADRFVRELPDGYDTRVGERGVKLSGGQRQRIAIARALLQDPAVLVLDEATSAVDTATEVAIQRALDRLTEGRTTVTIAHRLSTVRDADGILVLEGGRVVERGTHDDLVDEGGLYATLWAVQIGETDRLPPALLERIERAAVEGGSDD
- a CDS encoding riboflavin synthase, whose product is MYTGIVEATGTVRETTAVDGGHRLRLGTPFTDIQPGDSVAVHGVCLTAEQVGDGWFEAFCSAETVDRTYLADLPAGSAVNIERPVRADDRLDGHVVKGTVDTVTSVRAVERDGDTVRYRLERPDEPYLVEKGAVALDGASLTVTDVTPREFAVATIPETRERTTLSGKAPGDPVHVEFDVLARYARATRPTAAD
- a CDS encoding metallophosphoesterase family protein, with protein sequence MRLGVLADIHANHPALEAVLADLPPVDGLVCAGDVVGYGPHPAECVERLREWDGRLVAVQGNHDRAVAAGADIGDGMAGAGVRHARAELDADALGWLDGLPAVRTAFDGCLRVAHGHPGDPDRYVYPSLFDESLLADERVLVLGHTHVQASAAFERAGWAGSERRLILNPGSVGQPRDGDPDAAYATLTLDGGGASPEVTLHRVPYDVERTVRDLRDAGLPTSAGERLRKGA